The sequence below is a genomic window from Elusimicrobiota bacterium.
ACCTGCTTAACTGCGGGCTCGCGTTTTTGTTTATCTACATACTTACCGGAAAGAACGCGGTAGCTGCATTTATTGCAGCAACATTTTTTGGCGTGCATCCGGTTCAGGTACAGGCCGTAGCATGGGTTGCCGGGAGGGATGACGTGCTGTACTGCGTGACATACCTGTTATCATTGATAATGTATCTTAAATACATTGAAAACCCCAGCCAGGGGAAGTACTATACGTATTCAATAATTTGTTTTTATATATCTATCATGTCGAAAACATCAGCGGTGACTTTACCGCTCATCCTTTTCCTGATTGACTACTGGTATGGCAAAAAAATTGATAAATCCAACATCCTTGAAAAGCTGCCTTATTTTGCAGGGGTACTGTTTTTCGGTGTAATGGCTGCGCTTGCGCAGTTGACTAATGAAGTGCCACGGACAAAACTTATGCGTTATAACTTCAGTGATAATGTTCTTGGCACGTTCGACGATTTTGTGTTTTATTTCAATAAAATGTTTTATCCCAACGACCTTTCCTGTTTTTACGCTGAATTCCGGCTGGAGAAAGAAAAGTATATTTCCGTATTTTTGGTATTAGTTACCTTGCTTATCGTCGGTGCAACGAAGAAGGTTACAAAAAAAATTGTGTTCGGCAGTTTGTTTTTTTTGATCACCCTCGCGCCGGTATTAAAGATGACTACAGGCCGGCCGACATCTGACCACCGGCTATACCTTTCCCTGCTCGGTGTAACTTATTTACTGGGCGAACTGTTCTCGTGGCTGTACTACGCCTTACACGCAAATGAAAAGGTTTATGAAAATATTAAGAAAGGTTTGGTGATAACTATAGCCGCATGCATTACATTAACCCTGGGGTATCTCACATGGGAACGCACAAAAGTGTGGAAGGATAGTATTGTCCTATGGACGGATGCTATCAACAAGAACCCGTTTCTGTTCTTGGCATACAGCAACCGTTCACATGCGTATATGGAATTAGGGCAGTATGATAAAGCGATTGAGGATTGTAACAAAATTATTGAAATGCGGATAGGTTATGCGGATGCTGTCCGCCAGATAGGGGATGTGTATTCTAAACTCAAAAAGTATGATAAAGCCGAGGAGTATTATGCAAAACTTGAAAAAGTTCCACAGGATAAACACCGGGGTTACGTTTCGCTTGGCGACCTTAATCGTGCAAAGAATCAAACTGGGAAGGCGCTTGAGTATTATTCCAAAGCAGTAGATGCACAAACTTCTGCGTTGGCGGAGGGTAATAAGGAGGATACCAGCCCTGCCGAAGCGGCATATGCTTACAATAACCGCGGGACGGTGTACTACGAACTTGGGGATTACAACCGCGCGGTGGAAGATTTTACAAG
It includes:
- a CDS encoding tetratricopeptide repeat protein, with the protein product MLKIISNKKHLALLILAVAVTAAAYFPSLFNGFTNWDDGVLLTENSVVKVVNARNIAKIFTGFINNEYRPLLYLSFMVEHAVVKLTPFVYHLNSLLLHLLNCGLAFLFIYILTGKNAVAAFIAATFFGVHPVQVQAVAWVAGRDDVLYCVTYLLSLIMYLKYIENPSQGKYYTYSIICFYISIMSKTSAVTLPLILFLIDYWYGKKIDKSNILEKLPYFAGVLFFGVMAALAQLTNEVPRTKLMRYNFSDNVLGTFDDFVFYFNKMFYPNDLSCFYAEFRLEKEKYISVFLVLVTLLIVGATKKVTKKIVFGSLFFLITLAPVLKMTTGRPTSDHRLYLSLLGVTYLLGELFSWLYYALHANEKVYENIKKGLVITIAACITLTLGYLTWERTKVWKDSIVLWTDAINKNPFLFLAYSNRSHAYMELGQYDKAIEDCNKIIEMRIGYADAVRQIGDVYSKLKKYDKAEEYYAKLEKVPQDKHRGYVSLGDLNRAKNQTGKALEYYSKAVDAQTSALAEGNKEDTSPAEAAYAYNNRGTVYYELGDYNRAVEDFTSAITLNSRYYEAYTNRGMVYAKLGKAAEAMNDYHRSVKLNPYNETAYYNRGNLFLEQKKLEDAIRDYTTAIKYNGTLYEARLNRGDAYADTGDYIKAVKDYTFVIQSSETANAYNHRGIAYSVEKEYEKALKDFDKATKLDPGYADAYYNRGLMYYETAKYENAIKDFTIAIKFKPGMSVAYKNRGNCYFKIGHYSSAITEYTKAIQLTPEDLSANNNRLSAYIQLRDYKRAKEDLRFLKSRNYPVSPEIVEFLKKY